The Elephas maximus indicus isolate mEleMax1 chromosome 17, mEleMax1 primary haplotype, whole genome shotgun sequence DNA segment TACTTGGTATTTCAGCAGGCGTTCTCGAACATTAGGaatgaatttaaattttggaGAACCACCCCTGCTTAGAATCAGCAAGGTATTTAAAGCAGAAATGAACTCTACTATTTTGGCCTAAGTCTTTTGTCATCCCCGCTATGTTTTACTCATAAATGTGGATTCTTCTGTTTTGGAGTAGCCTCACAACTGGGAACAAGTCAGGGACCACCTTTTACACTTGTGTGCTTGATGTGGAAAATGGGTACCTCAATACAGAGCTTTGTGTGCCACACCTCACGCTTCATATGTGGGGGCAATGGCACATTAAGCAGGGTTCTATGAATGACTACAAAATAGAGGCAGTGTTCCAAGAATTGCTGGGCCATCAATGGGGAATACATTTCAGGGCTCAAGATACAAATTCTTGGAGACTGAAGCCCTGTCACTCTAGTGGAGAGAGGTCACTAATTCATGCTTACTGCAACCCTGGATTTGACGTGATACTGTGCTGTGGTGATAAATGCCAAGGAAGCATTAGGGATTCGCTCCTCCAGGGGTGGGTGGAGAGAGTGGAGTTTCTGTGAtggaattcctgccttccatgcaggaggtcCAAGCTCGATTCCAGGacaacgcacctcatgcacagccccccaaaaaccaaaaccaacccagtgccctggagttgattccgactcacagcgaccctataggacagcgtagaactgtaccacagagtttccaaggagcgcctggcggattcaaactgccgacttcttggttagcagcagtaacatttaaccactataccaccagggtttccaactacccTTTAATCAGTGGAGGCATGCGTGTTcctatgatgccaaacaggtttcaggggagcttccagactaagattgggaaggaaagcctggttatctatgtccaaaaaaatcagccaaggaaaaaggTCCAATCTCATTGTGCACAGGTTCACCATCAGGGGACGGCTAGACGGCAGCTAGCCATAACTACTCCAGGGCTGTTTTCATTTGGTATATATATGACGAAGATGAACAGTGCCATCTACCCCGACGGGATTGGCTGGTGTAGCTCAGAAGCCAGACGGGACTATTATCTCAATTTCACAGAAGGGGAAACGGAATTGAGAAAGGCTGTCTAACCAATCCCTTACGACGCAACCGGAAGCTTGAAGCTCAGAGGCGCGTTCAAGCTTCCGGTAAGTATCGCGAGGTGAAATGTGAACGCTGCCATCAGTCCATTGGCTAACAGGATAGATGACGTCAGACGCAAAAGCGCCAGCCGACCGCCGGAGCGTGAGGGAGGGCGCGAGTTCTGTTTCAACGCGGCGCTGAACCTCCCGAGTAGCCACGATGAGCAAGGCTCACCCGCCCGAGTTGAAAAAGTAAGTAAGTGTCAAGGCCCAGCCGCAGTGGCAGCTTCTTTGCGTGCCACAGGTGCCTTAGGCGCCCCCTCCATTTCCCTTAGCGCGTCCCGGCGTGCGTAGGCCGAGTGGTGGGCATGGGCCCCTGCACCGCCCCTCGCTCCGGTCGGAGGCCGCCGGATCCCCGTCAGGGCCCTGCGCTTCGGAGCCCAAGGCCGCACGGACCCTGCGTTTCGGCCTGGTTGCCAGAAGCCGCGAAAAGCACCTGCATGCAGCCCATTTGCCTCCCTTGTCCCCGAGCTCCCGGCCCCACATCTCCACGGCCTTCCTCGTTACTTGAGGACCTCGACGCCAGCCTTTGTGGAACATCGTGAACAGCATCATGTTCTGGATAAGGTGGCTGGAATGGAAGTCTTTATAGGATATGAGGAGTCAAAAGCCACTTTCATCTTAGAGAGTGTGTTTGTGTTGATTGAGCATTTACTTAAAAATccaattcctttttcttgccttcttgtacTTAAACTTTAACGTCTTGTGCTATTATCATCGGAATTATGAGAGAGCATTCATTTTTCTAATCGGGAGAAGGGTTGTTTCCCCCTCCACCCCCGCACCCAGTAAAATCAAACGGAACTTTTAAGTAGGATATTCCTGCTTTATACAGGACCCAGTTTGAAGCCTTAACCTCCTCAAACACTTCTTGAGTGAGCGTAACATGTTCCGTGTCTCCTGAGTACTTCTCTATATTGTTTATACCATGTAGCGCCAGAATTCTGGCTGTAGTAGTTGGATTGCACAAAGGGTTAGCATCCAAGGATCAGTTTTTGTGGGTCAGCCACCTGGTCTGCCTTATGTATAGTTTATTTATTACCAGCCCCTTAAAGAAGTCAGACTTGGGAAAGAATTGatatttaataattttacatttaaatatacaTTTGCATCAAAGCCAACTTTTTTACGAAATTTCTGTCCATTAATCTTAATTGGAGTTGTTAAAGGCTTAAGTATTAAATCATACTCCCAACATTAACATTAagaaaagtggaaattattgTCGAAAAAACGAtcatctaaaattattttattgatgGGCTGATAAAATTTTGTATCCTCAGGATTTATCAGGACTTGATGAAatggtaattatttttttttaataaaaggatcATTCTACTTGTAATTTTAGATTTCTGATTCTTAGTAGATGTTATTTCAGAATTTGAGGATGAAACTAGTTTTGATACCTTGCTCTTCTAATCCCTTGATTTAATGAATTGTGAAATCCTGTCAGATCTGCCTCTAAAATGTCTTTAaattttcttcctcctttatCACAGATACCATCTTCTTTTACAACTTCATACCTTCTTCCTGGTTTAGGATAACTCAGTGGTTCTCAGCTTGGGGAGCGGGGTCTGCTGCTGCCTGCAGCTAACCGGCAGAGGCCAGGACAGCTtctaacaacaaagaattatctggccccaaatgtcagtgATGCTGAGTTTGAGATAACCCTGGCTTAACTGAATTCTTCCTCTTACctcttaaaaattacagccacagTGATGGACTCATTTTCTGCAGAATAAAGTCCAGACTCCTTAACACAGCATTCTTAAATCCACCACCAAGGAGATCATCCATTCTTATACCACtgatatttgaaaacctagttcTCCAATCAAACTGAACCATTTGTGTTTGCTGAGACTTTCTCACTCACCTGTTGTGTGACTTTGGAGAATTTGGTTAACCGTAATAAGCCTAAGTTTCCTATCCATAAAATGGTGGTAATAATAGTATATAACTGGCAGAGTTGTTGCTAGGGTTAAATGAGTTCATGTGTATGTTGTGACTTGTATAATATGTACAATGAAAATATAACCTTATGTATTATACTGTATAAACATTTTTACTGTAAATGTTTACTTACACCTTCTTTTAGGGTTTGTGACATATCTGTGAATTCTCCCATGATATCCTATACATTAAGTTTGaatgaaattttatattttctagccTGAGAGTAACTGGAAAAGATAAAAATTGATTTGACTGCATGACTTAATAGTCTCATACAGTCCTGCTGAgatgggattttctttttttaattcaaattgtttagtttcaaaatatttatttttgcaatgagaccagaagaactggatggtgcccagctaccattactgagtgttttgatcaaagactatagaagaatcctgatcaaaagggggaaaatgcagaacagaatttcaaattctcatggaatccagactttctggagctttGAAGCTGGATGAATCCCGAGAACTATTTCCCTggaataatctttaaactttaaaccaaaaatatctaccttgagcattgggatcaaattgacaacagcaaaaaggttAGGTAGGAAGCGTAGGGAACAGTGAGTTTGTTAACGGAGGAACagttcggaaaaggagggtgaaaatggttgcacaagttgcatgtaatcagtgtcattgaattgtatgtgtagaaattgtcgaattggtgtatgttctgtatatattttaaagaacaaaaaagttatttagaagaaaaaatacacatttgTTTTGCTCAGGTATACTTATGTGGTGAAGAATATCCTGAACACTTAAGCTTGGTATCTTAATATTAAAACGACTGTGGGCTCAAATATAAAATACCTGTTGAGTAATAGTTTGGTTACTCTCTGATGTCCTCACATGGTTTGTTCAGTTTGGGAATTAACCAAAATGTAACCAAATCTGCACTTTCTGTTAATGGCTTTAAAATACAACCACTGAAAATGAGGTCGAAATTGAGcaacaaaaatgtttttataattcACATCAGTATAAAGGTTTAGTTTAATGTAGATTAATATATTGTAAAtacattgcttttgttttttttttttactatcttgcCCCTTCTCAAATTATATTGCTTTATATAATGCCTACTTTTAGGTAGCTTCTTGCTCCCTCACCCTTTACAGTAATAGAAGTTTTTTactgttttaaattttcattctttctgttgtataaatTTTAGCAGAGTGTACTGACTGTACCTAATTCTATGCTTATTTATGCTTAATGTTTTCAAATGAGTTATATAATATTCTTGGTTTTTCAGATTCATGGACAAGAAGTTATCATGTAAGTTTTTTAAATTagtgctttttatttttgtcttgacAGTATATAACATTCAGAACaactttataaaaatttaaagcacACTGAACCTTTAATTTCTATCCATTAATTAAGCAGGCTTATCAAAATCCTAATTAgatatggcagtgggtttggttttttggtttgatatctTATAAGCCTAAAACATTTCAGACTGTTCATTCTTTCATATAAGCCTTCCTTCACTTTGACAAAAttaacaggacttttttttgttgttttttttttgttgttttttttttttttttgcgtaaaacactagaaatttattctctctcacagttgtggaggctagaagtccaacttcAAAGTATTGGCAAGGCCATCCCTGCTTAGTGGAAGATCCCTGCCTCTGCCAGATTCTGGTAGCCGCAaatattccttggtttgtggcagcatGACTGTAAGGATTTTCTTGTgttgtaaatttgaaaatttattaACCTTTTTTCCTTTAAACAAGCTACATAGGACTTAGACAAGAAACaattattttgtttcttggtAATATGTAGGAAAAGCACATTTTGTTCAACTTTACTAAAAACCTGATCTGTACAGTACTTGAAGTATACAGAAGTTAAAACCATGGCCGTTAGAGGCAGACATCCTCcgctttgaatcccagctctaccagaCTGTAGCTATATAACCTTGAACCAATTACTTAAAAGCTCTATACCATAGGTCTTGTGTAAAGTAAGGCTAATACTATTTTATAGGATTCTTGTGAATATGGAACGttcagcccagtgcctggcatataagtaagggcagtgggttttttaacaTATCACAAATACCTGTGTTTCATCCCACCTAATTTTTAATGAATAGTTGATAGTTAGTGGtcagttttaataaaaataatttttcctttaaacAGTGAAATTAAATGGTGGCAGACATGTCCAAGGAATCTTGCGGGGATTTGATCCCTTTATGAATCTTGTGATAGACGAATGTGTGGAGATGGCAACTAGTGGACAACAGAACAATATTGGGATGGTGGTAAGTAAAGATAGGGGGTTTCTGTTAgagatttcattttttcttttggaatatgCATTGACTTCCCTTCCGTCAAACTCTTGGATTAAATTggagtttgttttaaaaaaaaaaaaaaaggaaaaaatgaagttagTAACCTCCAGACAAAGCAAATTACAGGCAAGATTAGACTTTGCAGCTCCCTTATAGTTTAACGCAGGGCAGTCATTCAGCTGCAATATATATCCCAGTGACCTGTAGGTAAGATCTTAACTATACAAAACCCTCTGAGGTTCTTGGGCTTGAAAGAGCAATTCAAAATCGTTTTTAACCTTTATTCCATATTAGAGGTCCATAGTCCTTCATTAGAGCAGTAGTTCTTAATCTTTGTTGCGTTTTGGAATCAAATTAGTCTGGGATGCTACACAGAGATTTTTAAAGTTCCCCTGGTGATTCTGCTATGAGGTGAAGAGTAACCACTAAGTTACAGCATTTACAGTCACATTAGTAGTTTTACAAGGAACGAAACCATGCCTAGGCTCCACCCCAGAACAATTTCCTTAAGATTTCATTCCAGCCCAGGCCCCCCCTAAGAAACAGTTAAAAATCTACGTTCTGTGAATCTACATAATTGAGGAGCGCCTGGGAGAGTTGTCCTTCTGCAGCCCTCTTTAGGTTGTAGCAGCTCCTGTTTTTATTAGATAGCGTACCTTCAGTAGGCTGAAACTCGGAGCAACACTTCCGAAAACCTACTATTTAAGTATAACAAAAGGAGTAATAGCTCATGGAATTCTGGACCTGATGGTTCTAAGTGATTTAGAGGATCAAAACACTACAGCAGAAAAGAGCATTGCAAGATAGAAGTGTTCAGCTACTAGGCTTATTTTCTGTATATTATatgagaaggcaaggaaatgTGTTCTACCCTTTTAGGAAAATGTTCATGAAAATagcagtttcattttgttttttaatgacacTAAAAACCCTTTagacgagatgagaaggcagagggggacgggAGCTGGTAGAATGGACGTGGgggtacagggtggagaggaggagtgtgccatctcgttagggggagagcagctaggagtatatagcaaggtatgtgttagtttttgtatgagagactgactggatttgtaaacttacacttaaaacaaaataaattaaaaaataaaaaaagccctCAGATCTGAAAATCTTAGTCATCTGAAAAAAACTTCTTTCTACCACTGCCTACTCCTAAGGCAGGTGTCAGGCATGGACAAATTTGGGAGGAAGCTAGAAATGAAAGCTGGTTGTTTTTTGTGCTTTGATCAATAAGTTGTGATGTTCATCATCTGCTGCAAGAAAGAAGCCAGGAATTTAAAACTCTTGAGAACTAGGTAAACTCATTGGTTAGCTTTTCTACATTTCCATTCCTAACTTATAAGAACAGTAAGAGTCAGTGAGTTCTTTCAGTCCCCATTGTCATTTTCAGGGCATTGTTCTTTTCTAAAACTTTCTTTGCCACCTTctcaccatactcattcattGCTGTTATTGTCTGCCAGGCTCTGGGACACTCCCCCTTCTGCCATGCTCCTTTCCAGTCTGTCTGCTATGGTATAcaaattcatttgtttatttactcaACAGGTACTTACTGAACCCTCTAAATGCCTACTATTGTTCTAGGCCCTGGGGCTATTGTACCAAGCAaggttcctgccctcatggagtttacatttgAGTGGGGGAAGACAGTATTagtgtgtatataaataaattAGAATGAAGGGAGAAAAGAACAAGTTATAGATATTTCTGCTCTCTGAGCTGCCTGCAACCATAGCTCCACTTTGAATCTTATTATTCAAAATGCCTCTATTTCTAATAAACACTTCAAATTGTTATGTTTCCCATCATTCCCCCTCCTATCTTTTCACTTGTCCAACTAGCTCGTACTTGATTTGGTCTGTGGTTCCTTGTGATCTACAGTCCATCCGGGGCTTCTTGTTTTTACTGTCCCCTAGcttccttccaaggagccttggtggcacaatgatgaagcactcagctgctaactgaaaggttcgcagttcaaaccatccagcagctctgcaggagaaaagacctggtaatctgctcctgtaaagattatagcctaggaaaccctacggggcagttgttctctcctcctatagggtcactaagtcggaattgactcgatggcacacaacagcaggtTCCTTACAGTTTTCTCCTATTTTCCTATTCCTCGTGAGCTCAGTTATCAGCTGTTTCACCTGTTTTCTCATACACGTCCTTATCTTTTATGGAATGTCTcctatgtcaggcactgtgttcCTAGGACCTTTTCTTTAtaacttcccttcctccctctaaaGCTCTCTTGTTCAGACCCATATGCTGTTGCCCAAACACTAATCCTGGCATTTGAGTTTGCCTGAGATTGGATGCCAGCTATCTTTGTTTCCTACTTCCCTTCATGTTCAAATTAGACTCCTTATCCCcttatactttgttttcttcttatttctGCCTGGAATTCCCTATCTTCTATCAAAATTCTACCCAACTTTCAAGACCCAAATAAATACCATCTTCATAAAGCCTGTCCTAAGCAGCTTCCATCCTGTTTGTTCCCTAAATGATCTCACACCCCTAAACTTCATACACTGTACTGTACTTATTTTCCCATTAACCTGTAAGTATCTATGGGGAAGAGACGGACATGTCCATTTGGGTTCTGCAGTTTAGAAGGTGTAGTAACTCAGTGGAAACATGGcatgtgtcttagttagctagtgctgctataacagaaataccacaagtggatggctttaacaaacagaaatttactctctcacagcctaggaggctagaagtctgaattcagggtggcagctcctgaggaaggctttctttctgtcagttctgggggatggtctttgtcatcagtcttccgctggtttaggagcttctagtggagggacctcaggtccaaaggacatgttccatTCCCAGCTCtcttccttgatggtggtaggtccctctctctgcttgcttgtttactctcttttatatcttaagagatGACTCGAAATACAACCCAGTCCTggagattgaatcctgcctcattaacataactgtctctaatcttgcctctttgtatcatagaggttaggatttacaacacataggataatcacatcagatcacaaaggtgaacaaccacacaattctgggaatcatggcctcactaaattgacacacattttgagggggacacaattcagtctgtaacagCATGCCATCTCAAAAAAGGTAACTGTTGGCTTTAGAATACATGCATCTCACCTAGAGAGAGTTTGGTGGCCTCTTGTCATAATTAAGATTTGACTTGAGATATATAGTCTTCCTGTGGTTTAAAAAAGCCTCACACACTGCCATGTTAAGATTAAAAAACCATTAATGATTTGATGAGAACTCTTTAATCTTCATTGATATGTCTACTAAGTGAATTGTGttcttttcaaatgtatttttctctttcataGGTAATACGAGGAAATAGTATCATCATGTTAGAAGCCTTGGAACGAGTATAAGTAATGGCCGTGTTCAGCAGAGAAATCCACTGCTTTCACGTATCCCCTCTCCTCTCCAAAGGGCCTGTTTTACTATGATGTAAAAATCAGGCTGTGtacattcttcatatttttttttttgttaaataaactTTTGTAATAGTCAAAATGGTTCCTCTCCGGTGCTctgaatatagaaatagaatatgagattttcttctattttttttttaacatgaacttTGCCTGGTTCCTTTGAGACCGATTTCAGTAGGTTTTTTTATACACTGAAATGGAAGAATCTTAAAACCAAAATACAGCAAGGGCTCTTTTTCTCCGTCTTTCAACACCGAACAAAGATAAAGAAGCTGCGGACACGGATAAGTTCTGAAACACCCTCAACTTTAGAAACGTAGAATA contains these protein-coding regions:
- the SNRPG gene encoding small nuclear ribonucleoprotein G, with product MSKAHPPELKKFMDKKLSLKLNGGRHVQGILRGFDPFMNLVIDECVEMATSGQQNNIGMVVIRGNSIIMLEALERV